The window CGATAATGCATGCAATAACGGTTTTTATATCCCAATTCTCAAGCTGTTTTGCGATATGTAGGAAAGACGCGATAATTAATCCGAAAAAGAAAGACCAAACAAACGTTTGATGATTAGCTAATAAATAGGTGATTACTTTCGCCAAAGAAAGTGCACTTAATGCTAAACCACCAAAAACAGCAACCAAAAAATTACCATCAATATGTTGCCATAATGCTTTTATTCCATTTTCCTTTAACACCTTAAACGCAGTTAAGTTAACGCTACGTATTGCGCTTAACAAGCGTTCGTATATGCCGGTAATAAATGCGATAGTTCCCCCTGAAACACCGGGAACCACATCAGCCGCGCCCATTCCAGCACCTTTTAAAAAGGTCATTGCATAGTCTCTCAGCGTATCTTTGTGCTGTGACATAACCTTAATTTTCTCCATAAATAAAAACTAAGCGTATATTAGGGTAAGTCGCAGCAGAATACTATCGTGAGTTATTACCCAATAACATGAAATCTGTTGAATTTTGCGTACCGAAAATCTAGGGTCTGTTGACCTTTCAAGTTCGTTTTTGCAGCAGTTTGATTGGGTTTTATACAAGGCAGAGGCTGCGTGACATAGTTATTCTATGTGAGTCAGCCGATAACACAGTAGAAAAGCCAATCAAGCGCTGCCGAACGGTTCTTTTGAGCGCACTTTTCTCATTGTTGCCTACATGGATGTAGGTAAGGGGCGTGAGCAGGACGCGGAAGCTTTGCTCGATATTCGCTTAGATTGCTAGGCCACACATCGAGCGCCGCGATAAAAGCACGTTCAAAGAGAACAAAAATAGAACATCAAAGATCAACAGACCCTAAAAATTATTGCGCTATATCAAAAGCATCACAGGTAAAACCACTACTATAGTAGTAAAGGAAAACACTAAGGTGCAGGGAGGTACAGGTTTAAAGAGGCGGATGTATATGCTTACCCCCCAACAAGCAAGACAGCGACTGCGTCGCGTTAGCTCATTAACGATTAATGAAGCATCAAATTTAAATAGTTTATTAACCGATTTACTATCTGAAGGCTGTCACTTTTTATGTGTCGATCAAATAACTGTTTGGCTAATCAATGACATTGATTCGGCAGAATATTTACATTGCGTTGCAAGCAGTTGCGAAATTGATGTGCAAACAATACCCAATTTAGATATCGCACAACACCCAGACTACTTTGAACGCATGTTCAAAGGTGAAACCATTATGGCAAACCACCAGCTGCAAAGTACCCATAATGATCAGTCTGATAACGTGGCTAACACAATATTAGACACGGTTATTTTTCACAATGGTAAAGCGCAAGGGGTGATCAGCTGTAAAACAAAAAGCCCTCACTGCTGGAGTAACGAAGATATTGTATATGCCGAATCACTGGCTGATAGCTGCAGTCGGCGACTTATGGCGCTTGAAACACTAAAATTACAAAACAAACTAAGCGAACTGGTGTTTGTTGATGCGCTAACAGGCCTCAAAAACAGACGCTATTTTAATGAACGCGTGCAAAGTGCTAAAAACTCGCAATACCGCATGCAAACGCCGCTTTCACTTATCATGATCGACCTAGATCATTTTAAGCATATTAACGACGAATTTGGCCACAAAGCCGGCGACATCGTACTTTCACAATTTGCTCGAACGTGTCAAAAGCAATTGCGTTTGGAAGATTGTTTATGTCGATACGGCGGGGAGGAATTTATTATTATTTTGCCCTACACTGGCGAGCAACAAGCAAGCCAACTCGCTGAAAGGCTGAGAGTAACTATTGAAAATATGGTAATTCAGCACGAACAACGCATTATAAAACTTACCGCTAGTTTTGGTGTTGCAGAAATGGCGTTAGAACATTCTATTGAAGATACGATTAAAAAGGCTGATGTCGCGGTTTATCGTGCAAAAAACGCAGGTCGAAATTGTGTAATTACCCTTTAATTTGGTTAAATGTCCAACCCATTATTTGGATTCAACCATAAGTAAAATAATTAAATTGTTATTAAACCACACACTATTGATGCAAAAACATACATGATCAGCAAAACAATATCGCCGACAAAATATAACTAATAAACTCACATATTTAAACATGATTGGTAGTACGCTTGGGTGTTTTAACAGGGATGTTGAGTGCACCATAGTTAAGTAGATTACAAGCCAATTGAACAATAAAATTAACTCAGTAATTCAAGATATTACTACCCACCTTGATTTTATTTGAATTATCAAAAAATTCGATATACGAGCAAGCACATTTTTTTAATATTCAACAAGCACAAAACCCGCGCCAACCTATCATCAACACTCATCTAAGTTATCTAATTAACATTACAAATACGACTATCAAACACTTCAATACATAACACTACAAATCGACACG of the Pseudoalteromonas spongiae UST010723-006 genome contains:
- a CDS encoding sensor domain-containing diguanylate cyclase; this encodes MLTPQQARQRLRRVSSLTINEASNLNSLLTDLLSEGCHFLCVDQITVWLINDIDSAEYLHCVASSCEIDVQTIPNLDIAQHPDYFERMFKGETIMANHQLQSTHNDQSDNVANTILDTVIFHNGKAQGVISCKTKSPHCWSNEDIVYAESLADSCSRRLMALETLKLQNKLSELVFVDALTGLKNRRYFNERVQSAKNSQYRMQTPLSLIMIDLDHFKHINDEFGHKAGDIVLSQFARTCQKQLRLEDCLCRYGGEEFIIILPYTGEQQASQLAERLRVTIENMVIQHEQRIIKLTASFGVAEMALEHSIEDTIKKADVAVYRAKNAGRNCVITL